The following nucleotide sequence is from Mangifera indica cultivar Alphonso chromosome 17, CATAS_Mindica_2.1, whole genome shotgun sequence.
ACTGCTTTCAAATTGCTTGCTGCTGCAGCCTGCATTACTTTTCGTCCTACTTCTGTAGACCCTGTAAAACTAACCTGTAAACAAGACCAAGGCTCACTAAATTTACAGCCTAATCTTCCCAAATTAGCAAAAGATGAAATTTCTATGCATTATGTCTCACTTTATCAATGTCCATATGTGAGCTAATAGCAGCACCAGCAGTGGGTCCAAATCCAGTAACAACATTGATCACACCATCAGGTATACCAGCCTGAAACATCAAGAACTTATAAAACATGAGTCTGAtcatcatttgaaaaatatttatgaaattgaagtagaaaatttgtttttacaaGCTTAGCGAGATGGGCATAAAAAAGAGCAGAAAGGGGCGTTTGTTCGGCTGGTTTGATGACCATGGTACAGCCAGCAGCTAAGGCGGGGCTAGCCTTCATGAAAAACATGGAAGTAGGGAAATTCCAGGGGATAATATGTCCTACAACACCTATGGGTTCAAGCAAAGTATATGCCTGAAACGGCTGTGACATTTTCAACACCTCCCCGTGAATTTTATCCGCTGCTCCCGCGTAGTATCGAAGATGGTCAGCTCCCTGAGGAATATCCACAGCCTTGCCCCAACCGAACAACTTCCCAGCATCAATAGTATCCAATGCTGCTAATTCTTCTAAGTTTTCATCTATTAAGTCCGCAAATTTCCTCATTATTCTTCCTCTTTCCTGTTCCATCACCGTATATCAGAATCAGAAAAATGCATTAGTCTGTCTGATTATATTGACATTTAAAAGTGCTGAATCTTTGCAGTCTTCACTGAAATAACAATAACCATTTCAAGTTCTTAACACTACATATCTGCCTTTGCCAATTAATACGGTTttaatttggccaaaggacCTCCTTTTATTTCAAGTTCCcaccccttaactttgaaagtctcatttatccacccatgagtagttaaaattaacagaactctaacttcttaaaattttatttttttttctcccccctaaaccctaaaaactaactatttcccccataagtcaagttttaaaaaatgacatttctcccCTAAGgcttagttttcaaacttcggCGTCATTGTTAgcgacctctccctcctgaatcttcttctctttggcgatctctctcctctcaaTTAGACACCCGATCGGCATTGAATGAAGCTGGAGAGATAAAGACAAAAATCTTGTCTTTGTCtaagaagacgaagagcttcgtcttcgtctttctAAACGAGATCTTTATAGGTCAAAGTTCTAAAGGAGGGGAGAGAGACTATTAAAGTATGGTGATGCATCAGAGAATCTTTGTCACTGGCAATGGTGCTAGGgcttgaaaactaaaccctagggggggagtgtcattttttaaaacttgttttagGGAGCAAAcatttagtttttagggttatGAGAgtgaaaaagagattaaattttaatttatttttaatattatagatgaaataatgattttgcccttaaaactaatagacttaacctcgtatgggtgggtgttttagattttcataattaaaggatgaaagttgaaaaaaaaaaaatactttgggagggaataagtcctttagccttttACTTTTACATAACTTACAGAGCCAGACAAGCGTGGCCAAGGGCCATAATCGAAGGCCTGACGGGCAGCCTTGACTGCAAGGTCAACATCGTCCTTGTCTCCTTCGGCAATCCTTGCTATCACTTGACCTGTTCTTGGATCTATTGTCTCAAAAGTTTTCCCtattaagaaacaaaattatcCTTTTCTGATCTCACACCGACAACCACTTTATAATTGAATATCACATGCTCTAACTACTTAATCATAAACCTACCAGTAAAagaattcaatatatatttttaagaatatcTGAGTAGCCGACTCTACTgataaattaatagaaaaaataatcataaatgtAGTTATTGCTAACTCAAACAAGAAACCCAGAATATACATCAACCAGAGAACCCCATTCTATTTTCATAaatgcaaaatatatatatatattataatatggtAAATAAAGAAATCAAGTAAACCAATCTTGCAAAAGGCAGCAACTAAAACAGTTGGTAGTGAGCATAGGTAAGCCTGAATACGAAATGTTCAATTTTTGCCATTTCAACTCGTTCAGTGTTTCTCTGGaagtgaataaataataaagaaaaaaaaaaaaggtgaaatggGTGTGTTCATAAAACAAACGGGAAGAGGAGAAAATCAGAGAGGATGAGAACAGAGGCAAGATTCTGTTCATTAACAGACCTTCATATGAAGAGATAAAAGTTGGGAAATTCTCCGAACTAGATTTTTCAAGTGAAAACAAGCTTAACATGCATTAAAGCATGCACTGACAGATACTAACAAAAACACATATGCATAGGAGAATCAGTTCAGTTTAACATCTATGGCTAAACTGTTTTGACTTGGACATTTTCAGCTGGATTCTTCTTAGTTGATTAGCCTTGCTTATAGCAAATAATGACagatcttttctttctttttgagaaataaaaaatataagcagTGATTGTATTAATAAGATATAAGAAAAGACATGGAATATTGTTCAACAGGTCAAGAATGAAGCATTGATGAacagaaaaagtaattaaaagtCAGTCACAGAATCTCAACTGATTTTGTCAAACAAGtgaaagagaaagggaaaaaaacctGAAACAGCATCAACAAATTCTCCATTGATGAACAGCTTAGTAAACCTGATCTTGGGGATATTAAACTCGGAAGAACTTACATTGGGATAAGTTGCCATCTTTTACAAAGTCTCTCTACCTGGCATTACCAACTCCTGTGTTTGATCTCTTTTTTAAAACGCAATGGCAGTATTTGTAGGCCctagataattaaaaaaggagaaaatataaataaatatataacaataagCAAGTCATTCAAGATTTGCTGCTGTCACAGCCTATGACTCTAAGTTTCACAGCATTGTAGCCTCTTGGCAAATACCAGAAGTAACATGATTCCTGCTGGATGGGGGAGAAGATAGATGGGGTGTCTGTGTTTCctgataaaatattttgatatatgagCATATGTTACCAACaacttttatttgaattaatttgtttcctgatgctttgattttattttttccttttggacTTTCTGTAGATGTATAGCGTTTCAGATATGAGCTTTAACCTTTTCATCCATAGACGTTGCTATCAAAACGTCAACAGATTTTGGTGAATAACCAATAAGAACAATCAGTTTAATATCTTGAATTCTTACAAAGTTCCCTGAAGCCCCAGCTGAGAataagagaaataataaaattacgtttaaaaacaaattatataaatttatcaaatactttttgatcattttaaaattatttaattagatattattatatcaaattatacgaATGAGTTTTTacattttgtttgtatatataatacaataaaacagTATACTTAGTTTAAGTACACAtttaatgtatcattatataatttaataattttaaattaataataaaataatattctattatataataatatatataaatatatctttaaatatgtttaaactagatatatataatattattttgtataatatcaCTGACAAAAATTATCGCCTAACTTGCTAAACCTACGGACCTCAGTTTATGGGGTTAGCCGCTTATATTTAAACCTTCCAAACAGAAGGATAATTATAATGAAGTAGGAAGAGAAATGCTACTAAAAGAAGACTTGTCATCTTCACATCATACACTAAAATTGTagatacacattttttatatataatttaaatatataaattatttatcatcatatatataattaaataattttaaattaaagataaaataatttttaattatataataatatattatttatgcacttaaattgtgtattaaaaatatacatatataacatttttccatattatattacaattttaaatttgggAGAGCGTCTCAGCATTCTggtttacttctttttttttaatacaactaGTGAAGAATAGAAAATGACAGCATTGCTGGTCAAGTTCATCCATATGGAATTCACCAACTTAAAGATTTTCACAAGGATAATAAGAAATCAGCATGGTCAAAATTTGAGAACAGGAATCAGATCCAGCTTCCAAACAAGTAATTTATAATGCCTCTATGGGGAATCTGAACCATTTCCAGATTTAATTCCGAAGTAGTAATAGGTAATAAACAAAGGAATTCAAAAACATAATGCCAACTAccaaaatatctaaaaaaaccaaattactAATGGTCAGACCAGTGTTTCTTGCATACTATTGTGTATATGATTGAGACTGGTAAGAGGAAGCTGGTGCAGAACTGTAATCATACACACCATAGCCAGTCTGTGAACTATTCGAACCACTGGCTCTGAGCCCACCAGCAACTATATTGTCTACTGGAAGTGAGTAGTGCTGTTGAGGGATAGAAGCAGGACTTTGAGAGTGTGGTACACCATAAGTTGTTGCATACTGAGCAGCAGCAGCACCTTCATAGACAGTTTGGTTAGGATAGTTGTATGGGGTAGAATATCTTGCAGCTGGGCTATGCAGAGTAGGAGGGGCTGGGTTCCTGCGACCAAAAGATTGGTAAGCATTTGAAAACTTGGCTGCTTTAGCCGGCCGAAAGGTAGGTGGTCCACCACTACGGCTACTACTAGAACCATGACCTCGCTTATTTTGGGGTTTGCTATTGGTTGCTGAACTTTTCTTTCTTGCTGCCTTGTTCTTTTCAAGCTGAGCAGCTCGCTTCCTTAAGCTATCAACAGAGAACTCTGATTGAAGCTTATGGTCTTCTATGCATTTGATGATGGCTTTAATAGAATTCAATTCCATATTGGTTGAATCCTCCTGAAGTACAATAGTTGACAGATATTAAGAAAAGCTTAGTTTATTGGTTGTATTGCATGTGGCAGTTAATTGAAAAACAGAAGGAAAAAGTCAACATACTGTTGCAGCATTGCTATAATTGCCATTCTTCAATATAGATGCGGATTTTCTTTTGGAGTTCCGGAGATGGGACTTGAGCAGAGAAACAGGAGGAAATCTTTCAGTCAAGCTGGATTCAGAAGCAAAATACACTGCCTCTATCTCTTTACCATTCTTCACTAATTCATCAATTATATCtgcaaaattaatagatttctTCAATCAAGTGAGGCAACTGATAAAATTCTGATACAATAAAAGGCAACCGaccaaaaaatacaaaaccaGAGAAATCACTTTCTGTTAGTTCATCTTTACTTTATAATAGCATTTCCTTTTAAgcatttgattttatataatccTCGTGAGATAGTCTTGTTGGTTAGATTTCTTGTCACGAAAGCATTGAAACTCAACAAAGTTAGCAACAAATTATAGTAAATTCTGAAACCCAATATCCCATagatcattatttttttatatcattggGTTTTTGCTTcaacatattaattttgataatctgaATTCTATAATCTAAATAAAATGGCATGCTCAATATATTGCAATGATCTACACCGTCAACACACGTCTTTGATCCTTGGGGGGGCACCCTAGTGTAAACTAAGTAACAAAAGAGGGTATAGAGACTACATAATGAAgtacatatttttcatttatttatttaaaatcagcATAAATGCAACTTCACATATAGCAAATCAGAGTCCTACTTTCCAATATTGAACCTCTAAAAAAATCAAGATGTGTGGAATCTGTACTAATGCATATTTTGAAGAAGTATACAACATGAATTACAAAGTCGCTAAGTTTGGGCGGTAGGAAAAGATTGTCCATTCATATACTCCGAGAGATGGAAAAAGTATCAGTTATATATTCTCATGAAGATTTTGAAAACCTTGTTTGCCTGGACCTGACCATGTTGTATCAAAACCAAGAGTAATGTAATGAGAGCATGGGATGCTATATACATTTGAAAGAGAATAAATGTGTGTATCTTCCTGAAATAAGAAAGCAAGCAGAAGAAAATGCAACATTGTGCATTCTAATATGATTCTTAGACTACTGAGAACACTAAATATTGATTCTCTCATGGGAAAATTTAGTATTAAAGATGTCTTATTCTCATATTTGTCTACCGCAGGAAATTTGAACAACTACACTGTATGCCATACAGTCATATAAagaaagttttcatcttttacaAGAAAATGCAAATAGCAGTTTATaaagaaattttcatttcactCCACATAACTCTTTTCTTTAAAGTTATAAAGAACAAACCTCCTAGTTTCTCACCGAAACCTAAACATGCTGCAAGCCTAGCCATATCCCTTCTGGAGGCAAAATCCAAAACCAATTTTCTTAGAAACTCGTTATCAAACCTCGAACTCAACCCAAAACCGACCACCATTTGCAAAAACATAACAGCCTCCGCGGGGCCCAATTCAGTATCTAACATTTGCTCCTTCCACCTCTCCAAAATCCCCGCCGCTCTGTCCACCACCCTTCTCGCAAACTCAGGCCCCACCGCCTTTTTACAGTTATTTCCTTCCGGAAACAAAGCTTGAACCAGCATTCCACAAGCCCACCTTTTATCAGTAACCCCAATTTTATCCATCTTCTGAACTAAAAACTCCTCCACGGCGTCTAGGAGCAGTCTCGGTGGGTCCACGGACTCCGTTATTGCCCCAGAGATCTCAGCGCGCAACGACATGGATTCCTTACGTTTGGAGATGATGAATTTTAATAGTCCAGAGGAGTCCATTTTACGACATAAGGATTTTAAGGTCTCGGATAGGTCGGTGGATTTCGCAGGTTTTCGAAATTCTTCCACGGCGGCTTCTTTTTGGTCGTTGAGGAGAGCTACGGCGGCTGCCTCGCGTTCGGGGATAGAGTACTCGCGCTGGCTGAGGGATTGGAGAGTTTCGGTGGAGGTGGATTCCAAAGAGAGGAATTTCGAATCTAGGGATTCGGACTTACGGGAAAGGGACTCTTGGAGGGAAGTGAAATGGGAAGATAGGGTTTTAAATAACTGAGTGCATGAGGAAAGAATCGCTCTTTGTGCCTCCAGGTCGTCAAAGAATTGCTCCACTGTGTCTGTTTTGATCGATAACTCAGTCGCCATTGTAAGGAGATTTAGTGAAGCCTTCAATGGTTAACAaaaacccgaaaccctaaacctaagcgaagaaatgaaaacaagaaGATATTTACGGtactgtttttttaatttttgtgattCTTCTCTGCCTTAATTGTCTGGCGTCATTTTCTACCAGGAAGAAGACTCCGTGAAGTGTGAACAGAGGGAACGATGTCGTATTTTTTGCTTTTAACCTCATCAATTTGTTGAGGGACAGTAAAACgcaataatatcaaataatatataatatatttaaaaggccaataatattaaataataatttgagttaaaatggtaaaaaataaatgggtaatattatatatataaataataagatgattaaataattttaaattaaaataaaataatatttaattatataataatacatcattatttatatataaaataatacataatatttatttatataattttattaaaaataaaaatgtttaatgtaataaagtaaaattgatatttatacacaagatagaaaccaaaccAAGTTCGGGAATTTGTGGTATCGTCTGTATCTTCCATTACATCTCTGTTTTCTTAAGAAAGATCCTGGAAGGATCAGTAAAACGCAGAGAGAATGATCGGGAGAGATGATCAGGCGCTTCCCATGTGAACCCTTCATCAAAATTCCGTAGGTTTAGGAATCTCGAAGGAGACACAGACTCAagcatcttcttctctttcttaaaGTTCCACAGAACTTTCCACCTTAACTTGGTTGGTCCAGAGGTAGAGGATGAATTCACAGGTCTAATTTTGCCTCAACTCTGATCCAATCAAATGATTCTACTGTCTCTGTCCGAGTTCACTTGATCATATAATCTGTGTACctaattgtatactcaaaaataCATACACATAATTTCATTGAACTTTTAAAGAATCAGACAGAAACAAAGAAAACTTGCCCATTCCATAGTTTTGTAGAGGCTCTATAAATACAGCCGTTTGCACATATAGAGGACCAGCAGGCCCAATAGTTAATGcctcaacaatttttttatacaaaagcTTGCAACAATTCCATTTTCACAATCGACTACAGCAATGGTAGTAGTGGCGTTAGATATTTTGGTTACTCTCTGAAGCCTCACAAAGCTGTTGAGATACTACAGAACCTCTTCAAATGCATAAGAGGTCAATGTCATTGATATGGTGTCAGCAAAGCCTTCTGGAACTGATCCTAAAGAGATGGCTCCGGCACAGTATAAACTCCACGAGCCTGGATTTTCATACAGCGCCTGATTCAAGTCTCTCAAAACATCCCCAGAAAGGTGATCTCTACATGACAACAGCTTTTCTCTCTGCTTACTATAGAACCTTTAGTCTTAGGCAATCCAACAACCTGTAAAATTTGGAAATGATGGTACAAAGTCAAAAATCTCTATAATACAGATACAGCCTAAAACAAGATTTATGTGCTAAAATATTTAGTATCTACACGCAGCCATGCAGCTAAATCAAGCCAAAAGGCATTATTGCAGAGACAATGCCCAGATAAAAAAGAGAGTGTAAGAATTCTTATGCCAAGCAGATTCAAAGTCATCAGTATCTTAGCAACCATAAGATGTAGGAATTGCTCATCTCTGATAATAAACTCTTAGACCGACCCGAGAATATGGACACTGATAGAATCAATTTGCAAGAAAGGTGCAATGCAATATCAACCAACAATAATCTATAGACTggaaaaaatttttcaaaggtattttcaattgaaatgagAAGTATATCTCGTGTGTCTACAATTGCAGAgatggcaaaaaaaaaattattggtttaCTTAATCCTTCACTGGTTTTGATTTATGAGTTTTGGGCACTAAGCTGCGATTGAGTGGACTTGGCTTCAGAGTTTCTTCATCTAAGCCATACAGGAATTGATCACATATTATAACTCAGCAAAGAAACACAGTAATGGATAATTCATGCGGTACATAAATTTGGAAATGATCATGATATGCAATGCTGTCTGCATTAGTGCAACCACGACTGCAAGCCATTGCTTACAGTTCATATCATCAAAAAACACAAGAAGAAACGGCTGTGATGCAGTAACACAGGAAAAACAATACAGAATATTTAGTGTGGGCTTAGACAGGAATATCTAACCGTGTTTGATTTACAGGTGCAGTTTCTCCTTCCAATTATTGAATTCAAGATACTGTTCTCCCATAGCAGATAGATGCAATATAGAGATTCTTTGACCATTTGTCCTGCCATTTAGACAAGAACAAAAAATCATTATCATCTATAACATGAAACCAATCATTCACAGCAAATACTGAACAGAAACTCCAACCACTATGTTTTGAAAAGTTTCAACATTTACACAGAAAACAATCATTGCAATGCCAGAAGACTAAGACACAACAGCCCTCGGCACCCATT
It contains:
- the LOC123201087 gene encoding FRIGIDA-like protein 4a isoform X2, translated to MATELSIKTDTVEQFFDDLEAQRAILSSCTQLFKTLSSHFTSLQESLSRKSESLDSKFLSLESTSTETLQSLSQREYSIPEREAAAVALLNDQKEAAVEEFRKPAKSTDLSETLKSLCRKMDSSGLLKFIISKRKESMSLRAEISGAITESVDPPRLLLDAVEEFLVQKMDKIGVTDKRWACGMLVQALFPEGNNCKKAVGPEFARRVVDRAAGILERWKEQMLDTELGPAEAVMFLQMVVGFGLSSRFDNEFLRKLVLDFASRRDMARLAACLGFDIIDELVKNGKEIEAVYFASESSLTERFPPVSLLKSHLRNSKRKSASILKNGNYSNAATEDSTNMELNSIKAIIKCIEDHKLQSEFSVDSLRKRAAQLEKNKAARKKSSATNSKPQNKRGHGSSSSRSGGPPTFRPAKAAKFSNAYQSFGRRNPAPPTLHSPAARYSTPYNYPNQTVYEGAAAAQYATTYGVPHSQSPASIPQQHYSLPVDNIVAGGLRASGSNSSQTGYGVYDYSSAPASSYQSQSYTQ
- the LOC123200334 gene encoding aldehyde dehydrogenase family 2 member C4-like isoform X1, which translates into the protein MATYPNVSSSEFNIPKIRFTKLFINGEFVDAVSGKTFETIDPRTGQVIARIAEGDKDDVDLAVKAARQAFDYGPWPRLSGSERGRIMRKFADLIDENLEELAALDTIDAGKLFGWGKAVDIPQGADHLRYYAGAADKIHGEVLKMSQPFQAYTLLEPIGVVGHIIPWNFPTSMFFMKASPALAAGCTMVIKPAEQTPLSALFYAHLAKLAGIPDGVINVVTGFGPTAGAAISSHMDIDKVSFTGSTEVGRKVMQAAAASNLKAVSLELGGKSPLLIFDDADVDKAAELALLGIVFNKGEICVASSRVYVQEGIYDEFVRKLVEEAKAWVVGDPFDPKVRQGPQVDKKQFERILSYIEHGKREGATLLTGGKPCGEKGYYIEPTVFTDVEEDMLIAKDEIFGPVMSLMKFKTIEEAIKCANNTKYGLAAGIVTKNIDVANTVSRSIRAGIVWINCYFAFDKDCPYGGYKMSGFGRDLGLDALHKYLQVKSVVTPIYNSPWL
- the LOC123201087 gene encoding FRIGIDA-like protein 4a isoform X1, which translates into the protein MATELSIKTDTVEQFFDDLEAQRAILSSCTQLFKTLSSHFTSLQESLSRKSESLDSKFLSLESTSTETLQSLSQREYSIPEREAAAVALLNDQKEAAVEEFRKPAKSTDLSETLKSLCRKMDSSGLLKFIISKRKESMSLRAEISGAITESVDPPRLLLDAVEEFLVQKMDKIGVTDKRWACGMLVQALFPEGNNCKKAVGPEFARRVVDRAAGILERWKEQMLDTELGPAEAVMFLQMVVGFGLSSRFDNEFLRKLVLDFASRRDMARLAACLGFGEKLGDIIDELVKNGKEIEAVYFASESSLTERFPPVSLLKSHLRNSKRKSASILKNGNYSNAATEDSTNMELNSIKAIIKCIEDHKLQSEFSVDSLRKRAAQLEKNKAARKKSSATNSKPQNKRGHGSSSSRSGGPPTFRPAKAAKFSNAYQSFGRRNPAPPTLHSPAARYSTPYNYPNQTVYEGAAAAQYATTYGVPHSQSPASIPQQHYSLPVDNIVAGGLRASGSNSSQTGYGVYDYSSAPASSYQSQSYTQ